A single window of bacterium DNA harbors:
- a CDS encoding DUF72 domain-containing protein has protein sequence EPRGKWEGKEIRSLCSELGLVHCVDPFKAEAVAGEFVYFRLHGMSGYRYRYTDRDLRKLKVKCKEKKEIYCMFNNIYMFEDASRFKKMVGK, from the coding sequence GAGCCAAGGGGAAAATGGGAGGGGAAGGAGATAAGGAGTCTCTGTTCCGAACTGGGACTGGTTCACTGCGTTGACCCCTTTAAGGCTGAGGCTGTTGCTGGAGAGTTTGTCTATTTTCGTCTCCATGGAATGAGTGGGTACAGATATCGTTATACTGATAGAGACCTTAGAAAACTTAAAGTAAAATGTAAAGAAAAAAAGGAAATATACTGTATGTTCAACAATATTTATATGTTTGAAGATGCCTCGAGATTCAAGAAGATGGTGGGAAAATAG